The proteins below are encoded in one region of Streptomyces sp. NBC_00490:
- the guaA gene encoding glutamine-hydrolyzing GMP synthase: MSSATPAAAPDTVLVVDFGAQYAQLIARRVREARVYSEIVPSTMPVAEMLAKNPAAIILSGGPSSVYAEGAPRLDRELFEAGVPVFGMCYGFQLMATTLGGTVDNTGAREYGRTPLHVSRSGSTLFEGTPDEQSVWMSHGDACSAAPEGFSVTAATDVVPVAAFENDEKKLYGVQYHPEVMHSTHGQQVLEHFLYRGAGLTPSWTTGNVIEEQVTAIREQVGDKRAICGLSGGVDSAVAAALVARAIGDQLTCVYVDHGLMRKGETEQVEKDFVAATGVKLVVVDAEERFLTALKGVSDPEEKRKIIGREFIRVFEQAQAEIIADEGPAVEFLVQGTLYPDVVESGGGTGTANIKSHHNVGGLPEDLEFQLIEPLRKLFKDEVRMVGQELGLPEEIVQRQPFPGPGLGIRIVGEVTKERLDLLRDADAIAREELTAAGLDRDIWQCPVVLLADVRSVGVQGDGRTYGHPIVLRPVSSEDAMTADWSRLPYEVLAKISTRITNEVADVNRVVLDVTSKPPGTIEWE, translated from the coding sequence GTGTCATCAGCGACCCCCGCCGCCGCCCCCGACACCGTCCTGGTCGTCGACTTCGGCGCGCAGTACGCCCAGCTCATCGCCCGCCGTGTCCGCGAGGCCCGGGTCTACAGCGAGATCGTGCCGAGCACCATGCCGGTCGCGGAGATGCTCGCCAAGAACCCGGCGGCGATCATCCTCTCCGGCGGCCCCTCCTCGGTCTACGCGGAGGGCGCCCCGCGCCTGGACCGCGAGCTCTTCGAGGCCGGCGTCCCCGTCTTCGGCATGTGCTACGGCTTCCAGCTGATGGCCACCACCCTCGGCGGCACCGTCGACAACACCGGCGCCCGTGAGTACGGCCGTACGCCGCTCCACGTGTCGCGGTCCGGCTCGACGCTCTTCGAGGGCACCCCCGACGAGCAGTCCGTCTGGATGTCCCACGGCGACGCCTGCTCCGCCGCCCCCGAGGGCTTCTCCGTCACGGCCGCCACGGACGTCGTCCCGGTCGCCGCCTTCGAGAACGACGAGAAGAAGCTCTACGGCGTCCAGTACCACCCCGAGGTCATGCACTCCACGCACGGCCAGCAGGTGCTGGAGCACTTCCTGTACCGGGGCGCGGGCCTGACCCCGTCCTGGACCACGGGCAATGTGATCGAGGAGCAGGTCACGGCGATCCGTGAGCAGGTCGGCGACAAGCGCGCCATCTGCGGTCTGTCCGGCGGTGTCGACTCCGCGGTGGCCGCGGCCCTCGTCGCACGCGCCATCGGCGACCAGCTGACCTGCGTGTACGTGGACCACGGTCTGATGCGCAAGGGCGAGACCGAGCAGGTCGAGAAGGACTTCGTGGCCGCGACCGGCGTCAAGCTGGTCGTCGTCGACGCGGAGGAGCGCTTCCTGACCGCGCTCAAGGGCGTCTCGGACCCCGAGGAGAAGCGGAAGATCATCGGCCGGGAGTTCATCCGGGTCTTCGAGCAGGCGCAGGCCGAGATCATCGCGGACGAGGGCCCGGCGGTGGAGTTCCTCGTCCAGGGCACCCTCTACCCCGACGTGGTCGAGTCCGGTGGCGGTACCGGCACCGCCAACATCAAGTCCCACCACAACGTCGGCGGCCTGCCCGAGGACCTCGAGTTCCAGCTGATCGAGCCGCTGCGCAAGCTGTTCAAGGACGAGGTCCGGATGGTCGGCCAGGAGCTGGGCCTGCCGGAGGAGATCGTCCAGCGCCAGCCGTTCCCCGGCCCGGGCCTCGGCATCCGGATCGTCGGTGAGGTCACCAAGGAGCGGCTCGACCTGCTCCGCGACGCGGACGCCATCGCCCGCGAGGAGCTGACCGCGGCCGGCCTCGACCGGGACATCTGGCAGTGCCCGGTGGTGCTGCTCGCGGACGTCCGCAGCGTCGGCGTCCAGGGCGACGGCCGCACCTACGGCCACCCGATCGTGCTGCGCCCGGTGTCCTCCGAGGACGCCATGACCGCCGACTGGTCGCGGCTGCCGTACGAGGTGCTGGCGAAGATCTCGACGCGGATCACGAACGAGGTGGCCGACGTCAACCGCGTGGTTCTCGACGTGACGTCGAAGCCGCCGGGCACCATCGAGTGGGAGTAG
- a CDS encoding pyridoxamine 5'-phosphate oxidase family protein: MTANWAAFTTAEPDFAQRVEERFGAFTHHTLATLRKDGSPRTSGLEVRFLNGELWLGMMPDSLKALDLLRDARFALQANPGEGQSLGGGDVRIGGRAIEVVDAGTKAGYGEEVEPPEPFHLFRTELTEVVRTYVEDDKYLVVQVWKPGEPVRTIRRT; this comes from the coding sequence ATGACAGCAAACTGGGCGGCTTTCACCACCGCCGAACCCGACTTCGCCCAGCGCGTCGAGGAACGCTTCGGCGCCTTCACCCACCACACCCTCGCGACGCTCCGCAAGGACGGCTCCCCGCGCACCAGCGGCCTGGAGGTCCGTTTCCTGAACGGCGAGCTCTGGCTCGGCATGATGCCGGACTCGCTCAAGGCGCTCGACCTGCTCCGCGACGCCCGTTTCGCGCTCCAGGCGAACCCCGGTGAGGGACAGAGCCTGGGCGGCGGGGACGTCCGGATCGGCGGGCGGGCGATCGAGGTGGTCGACGCCGGGACGAAGGCCGGATACGGCGAAGAGGTGGAACCGCCGGAGCCGTTCCACCTCTTCCGCACCGAGCTGACGGAGGTCGTGCGGACCTACGTCGAGGACGACAAGTACCTGGTCGTCCAGGTCTGGAAGCCCGGTGAGCCGGTGCGCACGATCAGGCGCACCTAG
- a CDS encoding class II aldolase/adducin family protein: protein MHGTYGPNPPPPLPTDSLQFAMPPMHDAVEDERLHRKERLAGALRIFGRMGFEDGVSGHITARDPEFTDCFWVNPFGMPFRHVTVSDLVLANSEGQVIEGRYHVNQAAFTVHAQVHAARPDVVAVAHCHSVHGRALAALGELLDPITQESCAFYEDHAVYDAYSGVAVDAAEGRRIAAALDCRKGLVLRNHGLLTVGDSVDAAAWWFLSMERSSQVQLTARAAGRPVLIEHKAAVATREQLGGDLVAWINYQPLWQDISRSEPDLLS from the coding sequence ATGCACGGGACGTATGGGCCCAACCCGCCACCACCCCTGCCCACGGACAGCCTCCAGTTCGCGATGCCGCCGATGCACGACGCGGTCGAGGACGAGCGCCTCCACCGCAAGGAACGGCTCGCGGGGGCGCTGCGGATCTTCGGGAGGATGGGCTTCGAGGACGGGGTGTCCGGGCACATCACCGCGCGCGACCCGGAGTTCACCGACTGCTTCTGGGTCAACCCCTTCGGGATGCCCTTCCGGCATGTGACGGTGAGCGATCTGGTCCTCGCCAACTCCGAGGGGCAGGTCATCGAGGGCCGCTACCACGTCAACCAGGCCGCGTTCACCGTCCACGCCCAGGTCCACGCCGCCCGACCCGACGTCGTCGCGGTCGCCCACTGCCACTCCGTGCACGGCCGCGCGCTGGCCGCCCTGGGGGAGCTCCTGGACCCGATCACCCAGGAGAGCTGCGCGTTCTACGAGGACCACGCCGTCTACGACGCCTACTCGGGTGTCGCCGTCGACGCCGCCGAGGGCCGGCGGATCGCCGCCGCGCTCGACTGCCGCAAGGGCCTGGTGCTGCGCAACCACGGCCTGCTGACCGTGGGGGACTCGGTGGACGCGGCGGCCTGGTGGTTCCTGTCCATGGAGCGGTCCTCGCAGGTCCAGCTGACGGCCAGGGCGGCCGGCCGCCCGGTCCTCATCGAGCACAAGGCGGCGGTGGCGACGCGGGAGCAACTGGGCGGGGACCTGGTGGCGTGGATCAACTACCAGCCGTTGTGGCAGGACATCAGCCGCAGCGAGCCGGATCTGCTGAGCTGA
- a CDS encoding chorismate mutase: protein MTAIDVTGARTSEAADVITGARERIDALDDRIIGLIQERMAVSAVIQEARITSGGRRVNLSREMEVLTHYSEALGRPGTSLAMTLLELCRGRI, encoded by the coding sequence ATGACCGCCATCGACGTGACCGGCGCCCGTACCTCCGAGGCCGCGGACGTGATCACCGGCGCCCGTGAGCGCATCGACGCGCTCGACGACCGGATCATCGGTCTGATCCAGGAACGGATGGCCGTGTCCGCCGTCATCCAGGAGGCGCGGATCACCTCCGGCGGCCGGCGCGTGAACCTCTCCCGCGAGATGGAGGTCCTCACCCACTACAGCGAGGCGCTGGGCAGGCCGGGCACCTCCCTCGCGATGACCCTTCTCGAACTGTGCCGCGGTCGCATCTGA